The window ACATAACCATCCACAAAATAAAACAATAGAAAAAGTACCAGCCACTaaacacatcaaaacaaaaagGACCAAAACAGAGGACATGCAACTTGAACTGGACACTAGGAAGGGAATGACTTTTAAGGAGCACTGGAAGGGGGAGGCAGAGATGTGGAGGCAAGGGTTCTAAGTAGAATATCCATTCGAGCATTTGCTGACACTTGCTCATTAAGCAACCTCTCCTTCAGGTCCTCGATCTGTTTCCTGAGTTCAGCATTTTCCTTGGTCAGGCGGGCAACCTCTGCGCCTTGTGAACTGCTGGAACCAGGTGCCTCATGGGCCTTACTAAGCTGTCTCTCAAGAATGACATTCCGAGCCTTCAAATTCCTTATCTCTTCATTAGCAATGTTCTAAGCTTCAATCAGTTGAGAGATAGTAGAATTGCTGCCAATCCCTCCTTTCTTATCGATGCACTCACACTCTTCTAGGGTGGTCTTGGAGAAGGTCTGTTCGCGAGTACCCACTGTAGCCTTTCCCAAAGAGACGTTGAAGAACTCAAATACCTTAGTAAGAACCCGTAGGGCAacccatgattaccatccttaAAATCAGCCACTTTCTTCATGTTTTCAATCATGATACCCGACAAATGGATAGTGGAGTAGGCATCCAGCACTTCCATGAGGAACATATCTGCTTGTGACGTAATGGAACGCCTTTTTGCACGTGGGAGCAGAACCTTGTTCACCATCTCGAACAATAATTGGTACACGGGAAGGAGGGCTTTCTTGTATACCCGCTCCCCTGTTATATTGCATCATCCTTCAAAATGGCATTTCTGAAGTTTGAAGAACAAGTCCCCTCAATGGATGATATGCTGCCAGTAGGCACTCCCAGAATTGTTCCAAGCACAACCTCATCCATCATAAAATCAACACCATTCACCTTCAGGCATATGTTGTCATCTTCTACGGTGAACATATCAGCATAGAAATTGCGCACCTCCGCCTCATACACCTTAGGGCTTTCAGTAGTGAACAAATGTGTCCACTACTGAAATTCACAGATATCAACCAGTTGACGCATCACTGTCATGTCAAGAATATCAGGAGCAAATGTTCTGCCCCACAGCACCTTCTGGTTTCTAATATTTTCTCTTCCTTCATCCTTGGCCACACCCACCTTGACCTTCTTGGAGGAACCGGGTTCCTCATTGCCACCAACCTTCCGTTTCACAAATTTTCTCACACTTTTCCCTTTCTCTGCAGATTTCTCAGATACCCTCTCAGACACCTTTTCTCCAGACTTTTCAGACATTTTCTCATCAGACTCCTCAGCCACTTTCTCACCAGACTTTTCCACTTAAACATTGCTAACCTCCAtcactttcacaaatgactctttCCTATATTTTGGAACTGTAGGTTTCTTAGAGGACTTACGAATTAAGGAACTAGATTCCTCATTCACCTCGTCATCAACATCAACAACAATTGATGGAGGCACTACCTCTTGATTCACTAACTTTCCACCTTTCTTTAGCAGCCTAGTAGTAGGTCTTTTAGGAGTGGGCTTTTTGGGAGTTTCCCTACTACTCATAGCAACAATAAAACTAGCAACATAGATATTTCATAATCTTCCTCACTATCCTTATTCTCTTCCTCAGAAATAGATCTTATCTCAGGAACAACAATGGTTGATGGCTCAGCAACGAAATGAGGAGAGGGAGCGGGATCAGTACTGACCTGGGGTTCTTTTGAATAACTGGGGGTTTCATTCCAAGTCGGAGCAGAGGGCTCCTCTTGGGCTGAGGGATCAGGTGCCAGATTTTCAACAGGCACCAGTTCCCTACCCTCTACCTGTAGACTATCACCTTCAGCCTGAGACCCAATAGTTTCAGAAACACCTTCATAACCACCAACTAAACTCCCCTCAGTAGCGATTAACAACATATTCTCTATGGCCTCTTGTTCATTCAACCCCAAAGTAGATTCAGAAGATACATGAAGAATATTACCTGTAGGGTTGGCAACATTCAAGTCAAGGTTTGGGATATTCTTCACCACTACAAACCACACTCTGTTGTGCCTCACAGCTTTCTTCTACTTGCAAACTGAAGACTTCCTGATTTTCTTCTCCTTCTACTGAGTCTCCCTCAGCCACTTTTTTCGGCGAGGCAGAAGGAGGTTACAACCACAAACCTCTTTGGGTTCGGAGTTTTGCGAATCCGATGAAAACTAGGACTCGATTGGACTGGAGAAAAAGCAGAGGATGATTGAGAATCTTGTGTGGGGTTTGGACTTGGTGGCGTGTAGGAATACTTCAGGATCTACAACTTTGGTTTAAAATTTCATAAGCAAGAGCAGCTGAGGCTCACGGAAGTTCTATTGTTTTTCTGTATGTTCTATATTCACGTCCCTACCTTGGGTTATATAATACAACCCAAGGAGCGTATACAAGTACACCACACAGACTAACTCCTACAATCTGATCCTATACATGAAGTAACGTGCAGGCCAGGAAATTCACACCGAACCAAATTAGGTCTCTGCTATAAGTTATAATCCACAATTCCTTATCCCATTCAGCTTCACTTTCAAAACAGCTTAGAGATCTCTAGTATAAACAAGAGAGCTGACTGTATACACAATTTTTTCCTCCGTCCCGTGTCATTTGTCATTTTTCGCTTCTTAAGATTTAACTGTGTGAATCTTGACCAACATTTTATAATGTATTTTTTCATCCTCTTGACATGAGAAAAATTTCAACTTATAGAACTTTCGTCTAGTTTTAAAtatatctaaattttaattttaaaatattgagttgATCTAGTTCAATTTAGCTTCAAAAATTAGTCAAATTAACTAAGCAAAAGTGACaaataaattgggacggagggagtattatttggTGGCTGACATAGTATTTACTCTGTAAAGTATTTTCTTGTTTTCTACCgataaaaaaaaagtattttcttgtTTTCCTGTTACTGCTATTGAACAAAAATGTTGTGGAACGCTTCTCTGTATTGGTTAAAGTTAAATgttcttaaaaaaaaatttaatttggctTCACCATCTGTATCGTGGGATATGCTGATTTATTTGTCAAATTGCTGGAATGCAGCTGAGGCTATTCTTCTCGGTTTTCAACATTATCTTGTTATGCTTGGTACAACAGTTATCATCCCTACAACTCTGGTTCCACAAATGGGAGGTGGAAATGTGAGGCTTCCAGACACATTGAACTACTTAATTAACGACTTAAAGTATGAATTTCACTTGAACTGATCAAGTAGTGTTATAGGTTTTTAATGAAAGAATACCTGCCCGTTAATTTGCAGGAGGAGAAAGCCAAAGTTATTCAGACATTGCTATTCGTTGCTGGTCTGAACACCTTGTTGCAGTCTCTCTTTGGGACCAGACTGCCTGCTGTGATGGGAGGGTCTTACACCTTCGTTGCACCTACAATCTCGATTATCATTTCTGGACGATGGAGTGATGAAGACCCTGTTTCGGTTGGTGTCTTCTTCAAACACTCAGTCATTTCTCTTCTATTGTTTTGATCATCTATTCATCAACTAATTATTTGTTGAATGTCGGAGACAAAAGCAGAGATATTGGTCTAGTTATATAGCTTTTCTATGGAGTTAGTTGGGGAATGCATGGAATGAGCCAGTTCAACAGTTATTGTCATTTAGGTAGGATGCTGGGAGAACCAACTAGAGTTAGTTTAGTTTAAAAGagttttaagttatatataccgccATCCAAAGAATATCTACATATAAGCATCTTGAAACTAAAGCAGGTTACTTGTCACAACATGTAAAACTACCTAAAAATTTCCTATATTGActtgtatataacttaaactcgGTTTAAAAttagagtttaagttctatgcaTTGACGGTGTAAAAGATATTTACATCATTAAGTTATCAAAAGGTAATTATAAGTAATTCTATTTAATAGCATTGATTTTATAACATAAAATAAGCGGCAAGTAATCTGTTATGACAGGATTAATTACATCATCCAATAGTAAAAAAATTCATTACGGTCGGTGATCATAACTTAGTGGCTATTCAGACATCGGGGCTCGACCCCTCCAAacatttgaaagaaaataataatttataaattttggaAGATTCCTCCAAATATACCACTGTTTTCGAAAACCAAATCCAAACACTAACTATAATTTTCCACAATAAAATTTTGAGAACCACATTTAAATACTACACATAATAATTTACTTTCCGCTTAATAAATGATTCATGTCAGTGCCTATTTCTTTAACTCTCTACTAGTCGGAAGAAGTTTTGAGACAGAGGGAGTCATCCATTGCATCTTGGTGATATTGGGTCTTAATGTTTTTGTTTATGTTTCCTATATGATTCATCAGAAATTCAAGAAGATAATGCGGGCGACTCAAGGTGCACATATTGCGGCTTCAACACTTCAGATAGTCCTAGGCTTCAGTGGTCTCTGGGGCAAGGTTACACGGTTTGTTATAACACAAGATCTCTCCCTACATCTGAGCTGGCCTTCTCATCTAGCATCTGGTTTTGTACAATCAAGCACATACTTTTCTGCTCTTGGATATTGTTATGCTATACTAAAGATAGATTAATTGTTCTAATAAGGATCACTTTTCGGTGGTTTGATGTCTGCTGATCAGTTATGTTGAGTGCTTCGTGCACGTACACTAGCTCTAATAGGCATTTTACTTTCCGTGGATTCTTAGGTTTTTGAGCCCACTTTCAGTTGTTCCTTTGGTTTCTCTTGTTGGCTTTGGGCTTTATGAGTTTGGTTTTAGTGGGGTAAGTATCACAACTCGCTACATTTATAAGTGTTGATGTTATCTTGCATTACGATGATACTGTAGGATGATTGTTAAATCTACTTTGTCTTTGTTTAGGTTGCCAAATGTGTTGAAGTTGGGTTGCCAGAGCTAGTCCTTTTGGTCATTTTCTCTCAGGTGGGATGCTTTGTCTAGAAATCAGATATTTCACTTGAACATTATTTTACATGGAAGACATTGTAGGTATAAATTAAAGGTACACATTCTTGATAATTCTGGTTATTGCAGTATTTTGCCTATTTGATATGCCCAAGGAAGAAGTTATTTGATAGTTTTACTGTTAGTATCACGGTGGCCATTGTATGGATTTATGCACACCTACTCACCGTGCGTGGGGCTTACAATGGAAAGCCACCAAAGACACAAGCAAGCTGCAGAACTGATCGTGCTAGACTCATTGATGGTGCTCCATGGCAAGTGCTCTTCCTGtccttttccttttaatttcCCTAATGTATTGATTCTCATGTTGTAGACTGCATAGATTGTTTGTTGGTCAATTTTAAACTATTTTCATTGCTACTACTCCTATGTAGGAGCAGAACAaaatttactttatattttgaacCAAGTCTTTTTTAACTCATGGTCTTATGATTGTATCAAGGGATGCACATTGTTTGAAAAACATTCCATACTAC is drawn from Nicotiana tabacum cultivar K326 chromosome 9, ASM71507v2, whole genome shotgun sequence and contains these coding sequences:
- the LOC107807104 gene encoding nucleobase-ascorbate transporter 6 isoform X4, with the translated sequence MAGVASAPIASDPLPHPAKIQLPNVRYTITSPPPWPEAILLGFQHYLVMLGTTVIIPTTLVPQMGGGNEEKAKVIQTLLFVAGLNTLLQSLFGTRLPAVMGGSYTFVAPTISIIISGRWSDEDPVSKFKKIMRATQGAHIAASTLQIVLGFSGLWGKVTRFLSPLSVVPLVSLVGFGLYEFGFSGVAKCVEVGLPELVLLVIFSQYFAYLICPRKKLFDSFTVSITVAIVWIYAHLLTVRGAYNGKPPKTQASCRTDRARLIDGAPWISIPYPFQWGLPSFDVGEAFAMMMATFVALVESTGSFIAIARHTSGTPVPPSILSRGAGWQGVGILLSGLFGTGIGSSVSVENAGLIAQTRVGSRRVVQISAGFMIFFSILGKYGAFFASIPTPIVGALYCLLFPYEPEA